One window from the genome of Salvia miltiorrhiza cultivar Shanhuang (shh) chromosome 7, IMPLAD_Smil_shh, whole genome shotgun sequence encodes:
- the LOC130994813 gene encoding putative late blight resistance protein homolog R1B-16 — MAAYATLVSAMHIIDNLQLHPCPPIPLHIKQVESLTQKISFLLEFLQSYNPHRVYSNEADPLEIRIADAAYAAEHAIESHILDEECSIVSHIFDEVKNDGENMSFDGLYKALEKVIQDMASVEEEAKQIQGRVGVQHQLLRNSTPPHSLRSSSILQKRSSSLTPQSSMVGADDVKLQMKDKLTSRCRDLLIIPVVGMGGSGKTTLARTVYEERLIKEHFDICAWATISQEYSIREIFGVVLRQLHYAIDDNLSEDEVGEILYKHLFGRRYLIVMDDMWSIEAWDRVRKYFPDNKNGSRIVVTTRLSALASKLSESNNLEMKLLDEADSWELLSETVFGEEGCPLELEEVGKKIGKGCKGLPLSIVVVGGLLAKSKHTREFWEYIEKNLNAASVNLEDDERCLKILYMSYKQLPVYLKPCFLYMGVFPEDVEIDISRLVIYWGVEGFLKPESGKGLEEIAKKYLEDLIGRNLVIRNNGNKKYCKIHDLLRDLCRREAKKERFYDTASDNEAISALPSMSQARSLTWRVRLELSALSMSLLRILKIVRFQPFEDFTKNMDQLVNSRFLEIFAKGGNFPYSIWRFWNLQTLIVHNYNVVTAPTDFWCMPHIRHVEFFTLRLADPPNDRDDIVLGNLQRLGKVLDFKCSKEVVKKIPNIKKLVFSNGGERDDDMYCLSNLDALTKLKSLNCSFLATSAINFPQSLKSLVLRSEGSSYCWQDILDKVGVLPHLRKLTLNNGRFNQGKWETSEGQFCSLIFLSVKWCDGIEIWNTQSSHFPCLESLHLVEVCKLVEIPLDFAEISTLREIDVNCCSDAVVESAKRISEEHEDYYGEGALQVRIELASPHSELASPNSELASSNSEEEDCRFA, encoded by the coding sequence ATGGCGGCTTATGCAACTCTAGTTTCTGCTATGCATATCATTGATAACCTTCAACTTCATCCTTGCCCTCCTATTCCTCTCCATATTAAACAAGTTGAGTCTCTCACGCAAAAAATCAGTTTCTTGCTAGAATTTCTCCAATCCTATAATCCTCATCGTGTCTACTCCAATGAAGCGGATCCCTTAGAAATTCGCATCGCAGATGCAGCTTATGCAGCCGAACACGCCATTGAATCTCATATTCTCGATGAGGAATGCTCCATTGTATCTCATATTTTTGATGAGGTAAAAAATGATGGAGAAAATATGAGCTTTGATGGCTTGTATAAAGCTCTCGAGAAGGTGATACAAGATATGGCTTCTGTCGAAGAGGAGGCCAAGCAAATTCAAGGGAGAGTTGGAGTCCAACATCAGCTGCTCAGAAACTCAACTCCTCCTCATTCCTTGAGATCTTCTTCGATTTTGCAGAAGAGATCTTCGTCGCTTACGCCTCAGAGTAGCATGGTGGGTGCTGATGATGTCAAGCTTCAAATGAAGGATAAGCTCACTTCTCGTTGCCGTGATCTACTAATCATTCCCGTTGTAGGGATGGGCGGCTCgggtaagaccactcttgctagAACTGTTTATGAAGAACGTCTTATTAAGGAGcattttgatatttgtgcttgggCTACCATCTCTCAAGAATATAGCATTAGAGAAATTTTTGGAGTAGTTCTTCGTCAATTACATTATGCAATTGATGATAATTTGAGTGAGGATGAAGTAGGAGAAATCTTGTATAAACACTTGTTTGGTAGAAGATACCTAATTGtaatggatgatatgtggagcaTTGAGGCATGGGATAGAGTTAGGAAATATTTTCCGGATAACAAAAATGGTAGCAGAATAGTGGTAACGACAAGGCTATCAGCTTTGGCTTCTAAATTGTCCGAGTCTAATAACCTTGAGATGAAACTTTTGGATGAGGCTGATAGTTGGGAGCTTCTCTCCGAAACTGTGTTTGGGGAAGAAGGTTGCCCTCTTGAATTGGAGGAAGTTGGAAAAAAGATTGGAAAAGGTTGCAAAGGACTTCCATTGTCAATTGTCGTGGTGGGAGGACTTTTGGCCAAGTCCAAACATACAAGAGAATTTTGGGAATACATAGAGAAAAACTTGAATGCTGCAAGTGTTAATTTAGAGGATGATGAGCGTTGCTTGAAAATATTATACATGAGCTACAAGCAATTGCCAGTATATTTGAAACCATGTTTTCTGTATATGGGAGTTTTCCCGGAAGATGTGGAGATTGACATTTCAAGGCTTGTTATATATTGGGGTGTTGAAGGATTTTTAAAACCAGAAAGTGGGAAAGGCTTGGAAGAGATAGCAAAAAAGTATTTGGAAGACCTTATTGGTAGAAATCTTGTTATAAGGAATAATGGAAACAAGAAGTACTGTAAAATTCATGACTTGTTGAGAGACTTGTGCCGGAGAGAAGCTAAAAAAGAAAGGTTTTATGATACCGCATCTGATAATGAAGCCATAAGCGCCTTGCCGTCTATGTCTCAAGCTCGTTCTTTGACGTGGCGTGTTCGACTAGAATTGTCGGCGCTCAGTATGAGTTTGTTGAGGATACTGAAAATAGTTAGATTCCAACCGTTTGAAGATTTCACTAAAAACATGGATCAATTAGTGAACTCACGGTTCCTTGAAATCTTTGCTAAAGGGGGGAATTTCCCTTATTCTATTTGGCGATTTTGGAATCTACAAACACTAATTGTTCATAACTACAATGTGGTTACTGCGCCAACTGATTTTTGGTGCATGCCTCACATTAGGCATGTTGAGTTCTTCACTCTTCGTCTCGCAGATCCTCCTAACGACCGAGATGACATTGTTTTGGGAAATTTGCAAAGGTTGGGGAAAGTGTTAGATTTCAAGTGCAGCAAAGAAGTGGTGAAAAAAATTcccaatataaaaaaattggttTTTTCTAACGGGGGAGAGCGTGACGATGACATGTATTGTCTCAGCAATCTTGATGCTCTAACTAAACTTAAGTCCTTGAATTGCTCTTTTTTAGCAACGAGTGCAATCAACTTTCCCCAATCGCTCAAGAGTTTGGTTCTTCGTAGCGAAGGATCGAGTTATTGCTGGCAAGACATATTGGATAAGGTAGGTGTGTTGCCCCATCTTCGGAAGCTCACACTCAACAATGGGAGATTCAACCAAGGGAAGTGGGAAACAAGTGAAGGCCAATTCTGCAGTCTCATATTCTTGAGTGTTAAGTGGTGTGATGGTATAGAAATATGGAATACTCAAAGCTCCCACTTTCCATGCCTTGAGTCCCTTCATCTTGTTGAAGTATGTAAGTTGGTGGAGATCCCTTTAGATTTCGCAGAAATATCCACACTTAGAGAAATTGATGTG